The Mycolicibacterium fluoranthenivorans genomic interval TCTCCAGTTGGGTGGCCAGCGCTTCGAACCCGGGATCGGCGTAGGTCTGCACCCACTGGGTATAGGGGCCGGCGGTGTCGGGGTCCAGCGACTGTCCCAGCCATGCGTACAGCCGCATGCACGGTGTCATCGCTGCGTATACGGCTGCAGGACCCTGGATGGCGGCGGTGGCCAGCAGGAACTCGGTGTAGGCCAGGGTCGCCGACCATGGCGCGACACCGGACATGTCGATACCCCACGACTCGGCGTAGGACGCGTGCAGGCCGAGTTCATCGCGGACCCCTGCCAGCAGGTCGGCCAGGGTGAGCAGCGTGGCGGTGTCGGTACTGCGCGCCAGCGCGAAAGCGTAGGCGCGGGCGAAGGATTCGAGGAAGAACGCGTCCTGCGCGACGTAGCCGGCGAAGAGTTCCCGCGGCAGCGAGCCGTCGCCGATCCCGCGTACGAACGGGTGGTCGAGGACCTGGGCGGTGACGTCGGTGTTCTCCGACCACAGCCGGGCGGACAGTGTCATGCCCCGGCCATCTCCCAGAAGTCGACCTCGTGGGACAGCACCTCGGCGATCAGTGCGTCCTTGCCGTCGGGGGTGGCCAACGCGGCGAGTTCTTCGACGTAAGACGCGAACTCCGTTGTGCTCCAATGCTCTACGAACTCACGGAACCGCGAGGTATCCAATCGGGCGTGGGTCCAGGCGAGCAGGTACACCCGCTCCAGCGCCCACAGGGCGGTGATCGCCGCGTCGAACGGTTCGCCGTCGAGGACCCGCAGTAGCTCCCGGTAGGCCAGCGTGGCGGGTAGTGGTCGCTGGTCCAGGGCGATACCGCGCAGCCGCGCCTGTGCCTCGAACCAGTCCAGTTCCGTCACCAGCGCGACACAGCCCGCGGCGAGCACCGACTGGGCCGGGCGGGGTGCACGGGCCAGCAGCCGGGCCTGGAACGTGAGCAGGTCGGCGACGAACAGGGCGTCTTGGCACAACCAACGATCGAAGGCCTCATCGGTGATGGAGCCGTCGCGCACCGCACCCAGGAACGGATGCCGGGTCGCGCTCTCCCAGAGGTCGTCTGACACGTCACGAACAATAGCGGTGTGCGTTCAACGTGTGTGGTTGCCGTTCGGGTTGAAGTTGAAATTCCCGATGGAACACGACAATCCGGTACCTATCGGCCCGAGGCGGTCGAACAGGGCGGCGGATCCGCTGGCGATACCGTCAGCACTGCTGTGGGTCAGCGCCGCCAGCCCGATGTAGGGGCCGTCGGGTAGCCGACTCAACGCCAGGGTGTAGTCGGCGTTGATGAACGCCAGACCGTCGGTGCTGAAGTTGGTCATCGAACTGGTGATGTCAACGGCGAGGGCGGCCCGGATGAACGGCGTGAGTTCCTCGCCGTCGACGAGGTCACGGATCTCGCGTACCCAGGCGTACCGTGGGCCCGCCTGCTGCCAGGGGAATTCGTGCCGATCGTCATCGGGGGTCGGCCCGTAGGTCCGGATGAACATGGGCACCGTGTCGTCGAACTGCGCGGGCTCCTTCGGGATCGGGGGAAGGGTCACCGCCGTGCTGAAGAACGCACCCTCGGGCTGCGCGCCCCGGCGCAGATAGAGCGCCGACGCGCGGGCGACCAGCTCGCCTCCTTGTGTCATCGCGGCGTCGACCGACTGCATACGGCTGCCGGCCCGGACCACCGAGGCGCTGACCCGTACGGGTTCGGAGGCCACCCTGCGCAGGATCTCGACCGTCAGCCGGGCGGGCAGCAACTCGGCGTCGGTGACGCGGCGTTCGATGGCCCGGGCGAGGAGACCGCCGACCACCTGACCGCCCAGGGTCGGTCCCCATCCGCCGTGGGCGATCGGGTTGGGCACCAGATCGTCACCGCGCTGGACCAGGAAGGGTGTCGGCGCGGGGTGCTCCATGCCGACAATATTACAAAAATACTTACCGTTGTAACAACAGTAAGGTGCCGGGCCGGCTCGTCACTCGCTTGTCTCGCCGGTGGTGAACACCGGTGATGCCGGCGGGAACTGCGCCGCGACGGCGGGCAGGAAGAAGACGTCGAGGTAACGCCTTGTCGTCGCGGGATCCTCGGAGCCGGGGATGACGCCGAGCAGCAGGCTCATGCTGGTGGCGATGAGGAACAGGCCGAGGTCCTTGGCGCGCAACCCGGGCCGCAGCGTCGCGCCGGCGTCGGCTTCGACCATCGCGGACATCCATGTCTCGACCAACCGGTGCAGTTCGGCGTTGTTGGCCAGCATCATCGCGACGGTGCGCTCGTCCGTCTGATCCGAGATCGAGCGCACCAGGGGATCTCGATTGAGCTCGCTGGCGACGATCACCAGGCTCTCGGTGATGACGTCGAGTGGTTTGGCGTCCTTGGGCAGGCGGTCGAGGATGCCGAGCATGTGCCGACGTGTGGTCCGCTGGATCAGCGCCTCCACCAGGCTGTCCCGGGTGGGGAAGTGGCGGTACACGCTGCCCCGTGAGTACCCGGCCTCGCGTGCGATCACCTCGATGGTGGTGGCCCGGTAGCCGCGGCTGACGAACAGTTGCTCCGCCGCGTCGAGGAACGCCTCCCGTTGGTCTTCGGCGGCCGCCCCGCCGCCGGAGGGGCGGCCCCTGCGGCGGCGTACCGGCTCCTCGCCCACTCGTGCTGCCCTTCGTGCTGGTCGTGACACCGAAAGGGTACTCCGGCCGCGTGGGCAGCTCTCGACAATTAAATGACATATAGTCGACTTTGTTTAATTACGCTGCGGCCGCGGTGTCGAACGGGAGGCTCGGATGCGTGACCGGTTGATTCGATGGCTCGGCGCCCTGGCGGCGATGACGGCACTCACGGTCGCGCTGCTCGCCGGCGCGGTCACGGCCGCGGCCGACCCCGGATCGGAGCCGTCGGCGGGAAACGACAAGCCGGCCGCAGCGGGACAGCAGGACAGCCCGACGTCCACGTCGGATGAAGGCGTACAGCATCACCCGCGACCGGCCGGCGGCGGCGAGACACGCGGAGCGGCATCCGGGCACGATGGCGAACAGGCCCCGGAAGCCGAGAATTCCGGGACCGCGAAGAAGAAGGCCAGGGCAGCGCGCCGGAGTGTGGTCCGGAGTGTGGGCAAGGTGCAGCGCGACACCGCCAGCCGAGAGGACCACCCCGACGACCGGCCGACGCCACAGAAGCCCGCCGCCGCGGCGGCGGCCGTGGTGCAGAAACCCGCGGCGGTGGCCACGGTGCCGACGAGCACCGCCGCGGTCACCGAGAGTGCCGCCGACACGGTGCTGGCGCAGGCTGCTGCGCCGCGCCGCGCGACGCCGCTGGATACTGTCGGTTCGGCGGTCCTCAGCGTCGTCATGGGACTCATCCAGTTCTTCGCCGGACCACCCGTGCTCCCTGCCGATGCCCACGTCACCGTGCGGACGTCGACGCTGCGTATCCCGGTCGCCGGCGGGCGTACCGTGACCGCCGATTGGTATTTCCCAGATACCGACGAACCACCCGCTCGCCTGATCTACCTGCAGCACGGATTCGGTGCGGTCGGTTCGATGTACAGCCACACCGCTGCCGCCCTCGCGCAACGGACCCACAGCGTCGTGGTGGCGCCGACGATCACCTCGAACTTCCTCGCGTCCGACGGTGCCTGGCTGGCGGGCACCCCGATGCAACAGGCGGTCGCGGATCTGTTCGCCGGCAATCGCGATGCCCTGACGGCCAGCGCCTCCGCTGCGGCGGGACACGATGTCGTCCTACCCACCCGCTTTGCCCTGGTCGGTCATTCCGCCGGCGGCAGCCTGGTGATGGGCGCCGCGGCCGAGATGACCGAAAACGGTGCGATCGCCGACTTGACCGGAATCGTGCTGCTGGACTCGGTCGATATGAACGGCACGGTACCGCACGCGCTGTCCATCCTCACCGGCGCCAATTACCGCCCTGTGATGGATATTTCGTCGGAGAGATACGTGTGGAACATGTTCGGCGCCGTCGGCGACGAACTCGAAGACGCCCGCCCGGGCCAGTTCAACGGGGTGATGCTGACCGGTGGCCGCCACATCGACGGCCTCTACGGTGGCAACCCCGTCATCCAGGCCGCCGAATATCTGATCGCCGGGGTCTCGGCGCCGGAGAATGTGGCGGCAGTGCAGACGGTCGCGACCGGGTGGATCAATGATCTGTTCGCCGGTACCCGCGAGGGTTATTACCCAGCACCGCGTGAGACGATCGATATCCCCACCGCCAACGGCACGGCCACCGCTGTGGGGTTGCCGTTCACCTCGACAACGCACATCCGGGCGACGCCGTGGGACCAGGTGTCCGACGTCATCCTGACCTGGATCGCGCGGGTGGCGCACTACGAATCGGACTCCGGATCAGTTGTGGCTCTTAAGGACTAGCGGAAGGCCTGTGCACTAGCATTGCGGCATGAGGCTGGACGGTCAGCAGTTGGCAGCCTATGCGGCGGTCATCGAGCTGGGCAGCTTCGATGCTGCGGCCACCCGCCTGCACGTCACCCCCTCCGCGGTCAGCCAGCGCATCAAAGCCCTTGAACAGCGGGTGGGACAGGTGCTTGTGGTTCGCGAAAAGCCCTGCCGTGCAACATCGGCGGGCGTCCCCTTGCTGCGCCTGGCCGCCCAGACCGCGCTCCTGGAAGCCGAGGCACTCGCCGAGACGGGTGCTGGACCGCAGGAACACGTCAGGGTCGCCATCGCAGTGAACGCGGATTCCATGGCAACCTGGTTCACCGATGTCTTCGCCGGCCTGCCCGGCATTCTGTTCGATATCAGGATCGAGGACCAGGACCATTCGGCGCGACTGCTGCGCGAGGGTGAGGTGATGGGCGCCGTCACCACCGAGCGTGCGCCGGTGTCCGGTTGCCGGACGCGGCCGCTGGGTGTCATGCGTTATATCCCGGTGGCCACCCCTGCCTACATCGACCGGCACCTGCCCGACGGATTCACCGCAAAATCGGCCGTCCAGGCTCCGTCGCTGGCCTGGAATCGCGATGATGCCCTGCAGGACAACCTGATACGCAAGGTGTTTCGCCGCGAGGTGCGTCGGCCGGTGCACTACATCCCGACGGCCGAGGGATTCCGGGCGGCGGTACAGGCGGGGCTGGGCTGGGGGATGTATCCCGAACAGTTGATCGGACCGGAGTTCGTCCGGATCGCCGAGGTGCATCTCGATGTGCCGTTGTACTGGCAGTGCTGGAAGCTGGACAGCCCGGTGGTCGACACCGTGACCGACGCGGTGCGGGCCGCGGCCGAGCGCCTGGGCCGGCGCCGTTAGGCGCTGCGTTATTCGGGCGTTGCGGCGCGCCGGGGTTCTATGACGACTGTGATAACCGCAGCGTGAACTATGCTATGACGACCGTTATAGCGAGGAGTGTCGTGGCTGACAGCGCAGTGGATGCACGGATGCGCATGGTGGCGGGCGCGGCGGACATGATCGGGCGCCGCGGGGTGAACGCCACCAGCGTGCGGGAATTGGCGAAACACACCGGCGCCCCGCTGGGGTCCACCTACCACTATTTCCCGGGCGGGAAGGGGCAGCTGGCGGCCGAGGCGGTCCGGTGGGCCGACGACCTCACCGCACGCATGCTGGCTCCGGCGATGGCTGCTGGGCCGACCGAAGGCCTGGATGTGTTTCTCGGGATGTGGCGGAAGAAGTTGGTGGACAGTGACTTCCAAGCGGGATGCGTGGTTCTCGGCGTAGCGGTTGAGGCAACGGCGGACGGGGAATCCGTGGCGCGCGACGCGGCGGTCTTCGCCTTCGGGAATTGGACATCGATCCTGGCCGGCGCGTTGCGGGAGCGCGATGTCGAACCTACCCAGGCGTTGGGGACCGCGACACTGATCGTGGCCTCGGTGGAGGGAGCGGTGGCGATGTGCCGGGCTGAACGCACTACCCAACCGCTGGACACGGTGGGGCAGGAGCTGCACCGAGTCGTGCGGTCGGTGCTCGTCGAGGCCGCCGGATAGAGACTTGCCCGAGGCGTCGCGGGTGTCGGTTCGGCGAGGGGCGGGCTGCCTCAGGGCAGCGGGACCTGCCACACGACGACGATGCCGCCACCCGGGGATTCCTCGAACGACAATGTGCCGCCGCATTCCTCGGCGCGCATCCGCAGATTCGCCAGCCCGCTCTCGGTGATCGGTCCGTTGAAACCCGTTCCGTTGTCCGTGATTTCGATCGTGAGATTGTCATCGACGCGCACCGAGACCGAGATCTCGGTGGCGCGACCGTGCCGCACCGCGTTACTGACCGCCTCGCGTGCCACGGCCTCGGCGTGGTCGGCGATCGTCGGTTCGATCACCGACAGCGGACCGCTGTAGCTCGCCGAGGTCCGGACACCGGCCGTCGCGAACTGGGTCAGGGCGGCGTCGATACGCTGGCGCAGGCGAGTGCTTCCGGCGGATCCGCTGTGCAGATCGAAGATCGCGGTGCGGATCTCGGAGATGACTTCCTGC includes:
- a CDS encoding TetR/AcrR family transcriptional regulator, which codes for MGEEPVRRRRGRPSGGGAAAEDQREAFLDAAEQLFVSRGYRATTIEVIAREAGYSRGSVYRHFPTRDSLVEALIQRTTRRHMLGILDRLPKDAKPLDVITESLVIVASELNRDPLVRSISDQTDERTVAMMLANNAELHRLVETWMSAMVEADAGATLRPGLRAKDLGLFLIATSMSLLLGVIPGSEDPATTRRYLDVFFLPAVAAQFPPASPVFTTGETSE
- a CDS encoding thioesterase family protein, translated to MEHPAPTPFLVQRGDDLVPNPIAHGGWGPTLGGQVVGGLLARAIERRVTDAELLPARLTVEILRRVASEPVRVSASVVRAGSRMQSVDAAMTQGGELVARASALYLRRGAQPEGAFFSTAVTLPPIPKEPAQFDDTVPMFIRTYGPTPDDDRHEFPWQQAGPRYAWVREIRDLVDGEELTPFIRAALAVDITSSMTNFSTDGLAFINADYTLALSRLPDGPYIGLAALTHSSADGIASGSAALFDRLGPIGTGLSCSIGNFNFNPNGNHTR
- a CDS encoding alpha/beta hydrolase; the encoded protein is MRDRLIRWLGALAAMTALTVALLAGAVTAAADPGSEPSAGNDKPAAAGQQDSPTSTSDEGVQHHPRPAGGGETRGAASGHDGEQAPEAENSGTAKKKARAARRSVVRSVGKVQRDTASREDHPDDRPTPQKPAAAAAAVVQKPAAVATVPTSTAAVTESAADTVLAQAAAPRRATPLDTVGSAVLSVVMGLIQFFAGPPVLPADAHVTVRTSTLRIPVAGGRTVTADWYFPDTDEPPARLIYLQHGFGAVGSMYSHTAAALAQRTHSVVVAPTITSNFLASDGAWLAGTPMQQAVADLFAGNRDALTASASAAAGHDVVLPTRFALVGHSAGGSLVMGAAAEMTENGAIADLTGIVLLDSVDMNGTVPHALSILTGANYRPVMDISSERYVWNMFGAVGDELEDARPGQFNGVMLTGGRHIDGLYGGNPVIQAAEYLIAGVSAPENVAAVQTVATGWINDLFAGTREGYYPAPRETIDIPTANGTATAVGLPFTSTTHIRATPWDQVSDVILTWIARVAHYESDSGSVVALKD
- a CDS encoding helix-turn-helix domain-containing protein, whose protein sequence is MADSAVDARMRMVAGAADMIGRRGVNATSVRELAKHTGAPLGSTYHYFPGGKGQLAAEAVRWADDLTARMLAPAMAAGPTEGLDVFLGMWRKKLVDSDFQAGCVVLGVAVEATADGESVARDAAVFAFGNWTSILAGALRERDVEPTQALGTATLIVASVEGAVAMCRAERTTQPLDTVGQELHRVVRSVLVEAAG
- a CDS encoding TenA family protein, with translation MTLSARLWSENTDVTAQVLDHPFVRGIGDGSLPRELFAGYVAQDAFFLESFARAYAFALARSTDTATLLTLADLLAGVRDELGLHASYAESWGIDMSGVAPWSATLAYTEFLLATAAIQGPAAVYAAMTPCMRLYAWLGQSLDPDTAGPYTQWVQTYADPGFEALATQLETLLDEQHADTPAVHATYRRAMQLELGFFEAAFTA
- a CDS encoding LysR family transcriptional regulator ArgP, giving the protein MRLDGQQLAAYAAVIELGSFDAAATRLHVTPSAVSQRIKALEQRVGQVLVVREKPCRATSAGVPLLRLAAQTALLEAEALAETGAGPQEHVRVAIAVNADSMATWFTDVFAGLPGILFDIRIEDQDHSARLLREGEVMGAVTTERAPVSGCRTRPLGVMRYIPVATPAYIDRHLPDGFTAKSAVQAPSLAWNRDDALQDNLIRKVFRREVRRPVHYIPTAEGFRAAVQAGLGWGMYPEQLIGPEFVRIAEVHLDVPLYWQCWKLDSPVVDTVTDAVRAAAERLGRRR
- a CDS encoding TenA family transcriptional regulator; amino-acid sequence: MSDDLWESATRHPFLGAVRDGSITDEAFDRWLCQDALFVADLLTFQARLLARAPRPAQSVLAAGCVALVTELDWFEAQARLRGIALDQRPLPATLAYRELLRVLDGEPFDAAITALWALERVYLLAWTHARLDTSRFREFVEHWSTTEFASYVEELAALATPDGKDALIAEVLSHEVDFWEMAGA